Below is a genomic region from uncultured Desulfovibrio sp..
CGAGTTTTCGCTGCGAAATGCCCAGGATATTTCTCTTGTCACCCCTGCTGCCTAAAGAAAAACCCTTGGTTGCAGATGCACTTTTGTCGCCGCCCTTGCTACGCCACTGCTCACACCGCTGGGCGCGTGCCGTGGCGCGCAGCTCGGCTGCGACCTCAGCCTGCGAGCGGGCCAGGATCGGTACGCTCAGTTCCAGCCGCTGGCACAGGCTGGCAAGGTCCACGCCGGGCTTCAGAAGCAGAAGCATGGAGGCAGCACCGGGCCGTACCTCAAGCACATCCTGCTCTTTACCAAGCGCTGCCTGCACGGAGCTGCGCACGGCAACCTCGCCCAGAGCCGGATGGCGCAGGCGCGCCCGCCCTTCCATACTATGTGCTACATATTGAGGAAACATGGCCTCTCCTTGTTGCAGGACTAAAGCCCTGATCTGTCATCAAATTTGAAAACGACTTTCTTTTCTCTTGACACAGAACCGTAATGAAGGCAAGGTTGTTTTGCGGATTACAGCAGGAGTCACAGCCCGTCCTGTTTATCCAGAATGGTCAAAAACCATTGAACAAATTTGCCACCAGCATCAAACATAGAGAGTGCACGCATGAGCCAGATTGTCAATCTGCGTCAGATGCAAGTAGGACAGCAGGGAAAGATTGCAGCCGTTGAAGCCCTCGGAGAAATGAACCGTCGCATCCGCGACATGGGTCTTATCCCCGGCACTACGGTTTCCATTGTAGGCCGCGCGCCCCTTAAGGACCCTGTAGCCTTGCGCCTTTCAGGCGTAACCATCTCCCTGCGCAACAGCGAGGCTGACTTTATCAAAGTTGACCTTTCCGGCGTGTCCAGCTAGCTTTTATCTAAGCATCATACCCTGAAAATCTGCCAGTTTTACCGTCCGGTCGCAAGTGAGCGATCGGACGGAAGCTGGACTATTATCTCGATTCGGCCATCTGCCGCATGCTGGAATCGCTGACCGAATCTGGACACACAAGAGCAAGGAGAAGGAAAATGAACGAAGGCATGAAGTGCGGATTGTGGTTTTTGGGCGGCGTTGCCCTGGGTGTGCTCGGCGCGGTGGCCGTAAGCAAGGGCAAGCTGGATTTCAAGCCCCTGGCCACTGACCTTTTGAGCCGCGGCATGGACGTGAAAGACGCCCTGCTGAGCAAGGTTGAAGCCATCAAGGAAGATGTGGAAGACCTCACCGCCGAGGCCCGCCTTGCCGCTGAAAAGCGCAAGACCTCCAAAGACGCCACCGAGGCCTAATCACGCAGTTGTTTGCAGCGCCTTTTCGACGCTGAAGCTGCCAGTGCCGCTCGAGCATTCGGGCGGCACGCAAACTCTCCATCCCCCCGTATATGCAGGGGATCGTTCAGGACAGTGCGGCCCAGGCCGCCTCGCTTCAAGGAGCGCGCATGCGTTTTTTTATTGTTCATGAATTGCGTGGCATCACAACGCCTGAATCCGGCAGAATGCGCGTGCGCGCATCAAGCTGCCTCGGCGAAGGTCGTATTGAGGCTCTGGCCGGCGCCCTGGAATCGCTCGAGGGCATCACCGAAGTGCGCGCCAATGCCCTGATCGGCAGCCTGCTGATTTTTTATGACAACGAAGAAACGCGCGTCACGGCTCTCACCCTGCTGGTGGGTGCGGCTGATGCAGGCGCTCAGTTTGATATTCAGGGGCAGCACTACGAAAACGCGCTTTCGCCCGGTCAGGGGCTTATGCCCTTGGTGCGCTACGTTTTTGTGCGCCCCTTTTTGCCGCTGGCCCTGCGCGTATTCAACAGCGTCATGGGCGCGCTGCCCTTTTTGTTCAAAGGTCTGGGCGCGCTTTTGCGCGGCACCCTGAGCGTTGACGTTCTGGACGCTGCCGCCATTGGCGCATCGCTCATCATGGGCGACTTCCGCACGGTCAGCATGCTTACCCTGCTGCTGGGACTGGGCGAGACCCTTGAAGACTGGACAAGACGCCGCTCCATGGCTTCGCTGACCGAAAGCCTTGCCCTGAACGTGGAAAACGTCTGGCTGCTGGTGGACGGCACTGAAGTTTCCGTTCCTCTGGCGCAGGTGCGCGAGGGCGACCTTGTGGTTGTGCATGCTGGCGGCTCCATCCCTGTTGACGGCGAGGTTGAGGAAGGCTGCGGCCTTGTGAACCAGTCGTCCATGACAGGCGAACCCCTTGGCGTGCGCCGCACAGAAGGGGCTTCTGTATACGCTGGCACAGCCCTTGAAGAAGGACGGCTTGTGATTCGCGCCCGCCATGTGGGCGATGGCACACGCCTGCGTCAGGTTGTAAAATTTATTGAAGAGTCTGAATCGCTCAAGGCGGGCGTGCAGGGCAAGTTTGAACGCCTGGCTGATCTGGCCGTACCCTTTACCTTTGGCCTTGCCGGGCTTGTGTGGCTGATCACCCGTGATTTCCGCCGTGCATCTTCAGTGCTGCTGGTGGACTACTCGTGCGCCCTCAAGCTTGCCACGCCACTGGCGGTGCTGGCCTCCATGCGCGAAGGCGCGCGCCACGGCATTGCCATCAAGGGCGGCCGCTATCTTGAGGCCCTGAGCGAAGCTGATACGCTGGTCTTTGACAAAACTGGCACCCTCACCCAGGCCAGCCCCAAGGTTGTGGAGGTCATCCCGGCCCCTGGCTTTGAACGGGACGAAGTGCTGCGCATCATGGCCTGCCTTGAAGAACATTTTCCCCACCCTGTGGCCCGCGCCGTTGTGCGCAAGGCAGAGGAAGAAGACCTGCAACACGCAGAGGAACACGCCCATGTGGAATACGTGGTGGCGCACGGCGTTGCCTCCACCCTGCACGGCAAAAAAATGCGGGTGGGCAGCCGCCACTACATTGAGCACGATGAAGGCGTTGATCTTTCGCCCCTTGCGGAAGCTATCGGCCAGCAGACCGAGCTTGGCCGTTCCCTGCTGTTCATGAGCGAGGATGGGCGGGCTGCTGGCCTGGTGTCCATTGAAGACCCCCTGCGGCCCGAAGCGGCACAAGTGGTTGAAGCCATGCGCGGCCTTGGCATGCGCCGGGTGCTCATGCTGACAGGCGATGACGAGCGCACGGCCAGAGCCGTGGCTGCACAGGTGGGCATTACGGAATTTCGCGCTCAGGTGCTACCCACTGACAAAGCCCGCATTGTGCAGGAACTGGCGGCAGAAGGCTGCAAGGTGCTCATGGTGGGCGACGGCATCAACGATGCCCCTGCCCTGTCAGCGGCGCATGTGGGCGTTGCCATGAGCGATGGCACGGATCTGGCCCGCGAAGTTGCCAACGTGCTGCTGACCCATCCCAGCCTTGAAGGGCTGGTCAGCGCCCGCCTGTTGGGTAATCATACCCTGCGCCGCATCCACGGAAACTTTGTGGCCACAATGACCCTCAACAGCCTGTTCCTGATGGGCGGCCTGTTCATGGTGCTTGGGCCGGGCGTTTCTGCCCTGCTGCATAACCTGACCACCCTTGGTGTTGCCCTTAACGCCATGCGCCCCCACCTGCCGAAAAGCCTGCCTGGCGAGGAGCTCCATTATGAACGCCATCCATCTGCTTAGGTATGTGCGCAGTTTTGTGGACGGCAGGGTGCGCATACGTCACCCCGCCCTGCGGCATGAAAGCGTTCTGCGGCTGGCCCGCGAGAAAATGAGCGCCATCAGCGGTGTGCATGCCGTGGAAGGCAACAGTGTCAGCGGCTCCATACTGATTACGTATGACAGCACGGCAATCCCCCGCGAAAAGCTTTTTGCCATTGGCGAAGCCTGGGCGCGGTATCTTGATGCCGTCAACGCAGGCAAAGACAGCACTGTTCCGCAATTCTGAAAACAAACCCCGCAGGGCAAAGCCTTGCGGGGTTTGTTGCATATGACGGGGCAAACCCCAAACATTTTAAGTCATTTTTATGCAAGGCCCTTTTTCACCAGCCATTCTTCAAACCGGGCGAGGTGGGCCGCAAAACTTTTACGGCCATAGCCTATGCGGAAATACGGTTCCTTGATGCCGTATACCGAACCCGGCAGCAGCAAAACCCCGGCTTCATGAGCCAGCCTTTCGCAAAAATCCGCCACAGGCTCGCTGAGCCGTATGCGAGGAAAGCCAATGGGGCCAGCCTGAGGGCGGTTGTAGGTAAACATGTGGGCATGGCGGGCAAAAAAAGCGTCTGCCGTCTTGAGGTTCTCGCTGATAATGCCCCGGTTTTTTGCCAGCAGATGCTCCCCATGCCGCAGAGCCACAAGGGCCAACGCTTCTGAAGGCGTTGCCCCGCAAATACTCAGATAGTTTTTGTAGCGCGCAACACCTTCCATCAGTGCGCTGTCCCGGCAGGCCAGCCAGCCAACGCGCAAACCTGGCAGACCATAGGCCTTGCTGAGCACACCGAGTGAAATACCCTTTTCGTACACATCTGCGATCCAGGGTGCGTTGTCGCCTGCCTGCTGCGCCCCGGGAGCGCCCTCTGCACCGACGCTTGGCGCGTTCCAGCCCAATCCCCGGTAAACTTCATCGCAGAAAATCCAGGCTCCACGCTGACGGGCCAGCTCGCACAACCTGTCGGTCTGTTCCCGGTTCAGGGTAAAGCCCGTGGGATTGTTCGGCGTATTGAGCACAATGGCCTTGGTGTCGGGCCGCAGCAGTGCGGCCAGTTCATCCATATCTCCCTGCCAGCCCTGCTCCGTCTGCCGTAGATGCCAGAAGTCCACATGGCAACCCGTGCTCCGGGCCACCTCATACAAGGACTGATAGGCGGGGAACATGCACACCACATGGTCGCCCGGCTCAAGCAGGGTGTTCATGCAGGCAAAAATGCCCTCCTGCGCGCCGGTAAACAGCACCACGTTTTCTTCTCGCATACCCGCGTACAGCCCTGCCACCGCGCGGCGAAGATCGGGCCTGCCGTTGTTTTCGCCATAGCCAAGGCTGGTGTTCAAAAAATCCTGCCGGGCTGAGGCCGCATCCGGCTCCAATCCCAGCAGGGCATCAATACTCATGGCCTCGCAGTCTGACTGCGCCAGAAGATATGGTGTGGAAAATTCGTATTTGCCAAAAAACACTTCTAGCTCAAATGCTGGAATACGCATGGTCTGCACCCAAATCCGGCCCATATCCGGCCCGTGTCTGCCCTGTGCCCGGCGGCGTTTCCACAGGGAACGCCCTGCCCGCTACTCAAGGCTGGTTGTATAAAAACAGTAACGTCTCTTGCCAAGGCGCTTTGCCGTATACATGGCCAGATCGCCCCGCCGCACCAGATCTTCGCGCGAAAGTCCCTGATCCTCAACTAGCGCAACGCCAATGCTGGCCGAAAGCCCCTGATACGCCTCGTGCGCGTCATACGCTTCAATCATGGAGGTCAGCAGATCGCTGGCGCAGGTGCACAGGCTTTCTTCCGTACACCCTTCGGGAAAGTAGGCGGCAAACTCATCCCCGCCCAAGCGGGCGATCACCGCCCCCCGCAGGTGTTTGCGCAGCAACTGGGCTGTCAGCACCAGGGCTTTGTCGCCCGTATAGTGGCCGTATCTGTCGTTGACATACTTGAAGTTGTCCAGATCCACATAGGCAAGCCCCGCACCCAAGGGCAAGGTAACAGGTATCTGCCTGAAAAAATAATGACGATTGAAAAGGCCCGTCAGTTCATCCGTATTGGCCCGCTCTTTCAGCCGCTTTTCAATCTGCCTTTGCCGGGTAACATCCCGGTAGATACAGATCATGCCGATCACATTGTTGAAGATGTCGAGGATATTCTCCTCGTACATATCAATAATGCGCTCGTGTCCATCCACGGCTGACCGCATTTTGACGTGCTTGCCGTTGCGGATAAAGCCCAGGCGCTCAATGGCCCTCTTACGAAAAACCTCGCGCTTTTCGCCGATGATGTACTCCGTATCGGTGATGCCAAAAAGCTTTTTGAACCGCGCGTTAAAATTGACAATACGCCTGTCCGCATCCAGAAGCATGACCGCATATGGGATACTTTGCAAAACAAGGTCAAGCTCCGCAGTCATGTTGGCAATGTCGGTCACATCGCGGGCAATGCCCACGGTTCCCATAACGCTGCCGTCGACATTGAACAGGGGAGCCTTACGCGTCTTGAATTGGCGCATGCCCTGCGGGGCTTTGACCACCTCGTCAAAAACCCCCACCTCGCGTGAGTTCATGACGATCTGATCCGTCTCAAGACAGACAAATTCACCCTGCGCGTATTCCTCCGGCTCCAGATCCCATATGAAATAATGCCCGCGCCCCTCAACAACCTCGCGGCTTTTGCCCACAAGACGGCAAAAGGCTTCGTTCACCTTTACGTGCGCGCCCTTGGCATCCTTGAACCACACGAGGTCTGTGGTCAGGTCAATGACGGTGTTCAGGTGCAGGGTTGCGAGGTCATGATCCCGGTGCTGGCGCACGGCATCGAGCAGACGCGCCACGTGAAAGTCCCACAAAGTGCTGCTTGCGGGGCCAAGCCATACATCATCAAGCAGCGGCAGATATTCTGCCCCAGGCTGGGCCTCGCCCGCAAAGATGAAAAGGGCGCTCGATCTGGCAGCGCGGCGCATGGCGGGCAGATACTCAAGCCGGGGAGCGTCCAGCAACACAATGTCGGCCCCGGCGCATTGGGCCTGAGCGTCAGTCTCTGGATCATGATCGGCAGTAATTATATGGGCAAAACCGGGACGCGGCGCGGCAGCGCGCAACGAAGCCTCCAGCAAAGGGGCAGAACTGAACAGCAGAATGTGCAGCGTGTGGTGGTACATGACATTCCTCGCTGGATCGTCAGGTAGGGGGAATGCCCATATCCTTTCTTAAATGCAGGCAAAGGGCAATGGGGCTGCACAGAAAACTTAGGGCTTGACTATGAATTCCTTATTCTGCTGCGCCACGGAGCGACGCCGTGTTTTGCGCCAGAGGTTGAAGCGACGGCTCAGGCGGTCAAGGCACAGATAGACCACTGGGGTCGTGTAGAGCGTCAGCAACTGGCTGACCAGCAGACCGCCCACAATGGTGACTCCCAGGGGCTGACGGATTTCCGCGCCATCGCCGTGCCCAAGAGCCAGGGGTACGGCGCCCAGGATGGCCGCCGCCGTGGTCATCATGATAGGACGGAAGCGCAGCATGCAGGCCTCAAAAATCGCTTTATCCGGCGGCAGATTGCGTGTGCGTGAAGCCTCCAGGGCAAAATCGATCATCATGATGGCGTTCTTTTTGACAATGCCGCAGAGCAGCAACACGCCGATAAGCGCAATGACGCTGAACTCCATGCCGCAGGCCATCAAGGCCAGCAAGGCCCCGCCGCCCGCCGAAGGCAAAGTTGAAAGAATCGTCAGCGGATGGATGAGGCTTTCATAAAGCATACCCAGCACAATATACAGCGCGGCCAATGCCGCCAGCACCAGCACAACCTGATTGCCCGCGGTATCGCTGAACATTTTTGCCGTGCCCTGAAAACCGCTCACCACAGAAGACGGCATGGCAAGTTCCGCCTTGATGGCAGCCAGAGCCTCCTGCGCCTGCGAAAGCGACACGCCGGATGCAAGGTTGAAAGAGATGGTCACTGCGGCAAACTGCCCCTGATGCGCCACAGAAAGGGGCGCAAAAGCGGGAACCACCGTGGCGACGCTGAGCAACGGCACAAGGCCGTTGGCGCCCGGCAGGCGCACCTTGCCAAGGGCATCGGCACCGGCCAGCCAGTCCGGCCCGTATTCCAGCACTACATGATACTGGTTTTTATCCTGATAAATGGTCGATGCCTGACTTTGCCCAAAGGCATTGCCAAGGGCGGCGTCCACGTCCTTCATGCTCAGGCCGTAACGGGCCAGGGCATCACGATCCACCTTGACCAGAGTTTCAAGCCCGCGTTCTTCGATATCGCTGTCCACATCCTTGAACAGCGGGTTGGCGGCCACAGCCCTTTGCAGCTTGCGGCCCCACGTGCGCAGGTCTTCCAGGTTGTCCGCCTGCAAGGTGTACTGATATTGCGAGCGCGCACCACGACCGCCCATCATGATGTCCTGCGCGGGCTGCAAAAAAATCTGCATGCCCGGCTCGGAGACAAGCTTGCCGCGCAGCCGCCCGATTACAGCCATGGCGTCGAGTTTGCGTTCCGAAAGAGGTTTCAGGGCGATAAATACCCCGCCGCCCCCCCCGCGCCCACTGTTAATGTTGCCCGACACATGCTGCACCGCCGGGTCTGCCCTGATAACATCTACAAGTTTGCGCAGCTTTGCCTGCGAAGCCTGAAACGAAGAACTCTGGTCAGTACGTATGCCGCCCATGATGACGCCCGTATCTTGCTGCGGAAAAAAGCCTTTTGGCACAACAACATACATCCACACGTTGGCGGCAATCACCACCAGCAACGAGCAGATGGTCAGGCGCGGGTGCCGCAGCACCACGGGCAGGGTGTTGGCATAACCGCGCTGCATGCCAGAAAGCAGCCGCCCCCAAAAATTGCCCACACGGGCCAGCAGACGCCACCACAGGCCCGCAAGCCCACCCGCGCCCAGGCGGGCGGCCTGCGCGGCGGCGGCATCCTCATGTGCCATGGGCCGCAAGAGCATGGCGCTCATCATGGGTGTGGTGGTCAGCGAAACCACCATCGAAACCAGCACCGCCGTGGTGAGGACCACAGAAAATTCGCGGAACAGACGCCCTACAAGCCCGCCCATAAACAATATGGGCGTAAATACCGCCACCAGAGAAATGGAAATGGACACAACGGTAAAGCCCACCTCGCGCGCTCCGCGCAAGGCAGCACGCATGGGAGTTTCCCCCATTTCGAGGCGTCGCACGATATTTTCGAGCACCACAATGGCGTCGTCCACCACAAACCCGGTAGAAACAGTCAGGGCCATGAGCGAAAGATTATCCAGGCTATAGCCGCACAGATACATGACGCCAAAAGTCGCCAGCAAGGACACGGGAGCCGCTACCGCAGGAATGGCCGTGGCTCTGCCGTTGCGCAAAAACAAAAAAGTTACCAGCACCACCAGCGCCATAGAAAGCGCCAGACTTTTTTCCACCTCGTG
It encodes:
- a CDS encoding FeoA family protein, whose amino-acid sequence is MSQIVNLRQMQVGQQGKIAAVEALGEMNRRIRDMGLIPGTTVSIVGRAPLKDPVALRLSGVTISLRNSEADFIKVDLSGVSS
- a CDS encoding heavy metal translocating P-type ATPase, with amino-acid sequence MRFFIVHELRGITTPESGRMRVRASSCLGEGRIEALAGALESLEGITEVRANALIGSLLIFYDNEETRVTALTLLVGAADAGAQFDIQGQHYENALSPGQGLMPLVRYVFVRPFLPLALRVFNSVMGALPFLFKGLGALLRGTLSVDVLDAAAIGASLIMGDFRTVSMLTLLLGLGETLEDWTRRRSMASLTESLALNVENVWLLVDGTEVSVPLAQVREGDLVVVHAGGSIPVDGEVEEGCGLVNQSSMTGEPLGVRRTEGASVYAGTALEEGRLVIRARHVGDGTRLRQVVKFIEESESLKAGVQGKFERLADLAVPFTFGLAGLVWLITRDFRRASSVLLVDYSCALKLATPLAVLASMREGARHGIAIKGGRYLEALSEADTLVFDKTGTLTQASPKVVEVIPAPGFERDEVLRIMACLEEHFPHPVARAVVRKAEEEDLQHAEEHAHVEYVVAHGVASTLHGKKMRVGSRHYIEHDEGVDLSPLAEAIGQQTELGRSLLFMSEDGRAAGLVSIEDPLRPEAAQVVEAMRGLGMRRVLMLTGDDERTARAVAAQVGITEFRAQVLPTDKARIVQELAAEGCKVLMVGDGINDAPALSAAHVGVAMSDGTDLAREVANVLLTHPSLEGLVSARLLGNHTLRRIHGNFVATMTLNSLFLMGGLFMVLGPGVSALLHNLTTLGVALNAMRPHLPKSLPGEELHYERHPSA
- a CDS encoding HMA2 domain-containing protein → MNAIHLLRYVRSFVDGRVRIRHPALRHESVLRLAREKMSAISGVHAVEGNSVSGSILITYDSTAIPREKLFAIGEAWARYLDAVNAGKDSTVPQF
- a CDS encoding aminotransferase class I/II-fold pyridoxal phosphate-dependent enzyme, producing the protein MRIPAFELEVFFGKYEFSTPYLLAQSDCEAMSIDALLGLEPDAASARQDFLNTSLGYGENNGRPDLRRAVAGLYAGMREENVVLFTGAQEGIFACMNTLLEPGDHVVCMFPAYQSLYEVARSTGCHVDFWHLRQTEQGWQGDMDELAALLRPDTKAIVLNTPNNPTGFTLNREQTDRLCELARQRGAWIFCDEVYRGLGWNAPSVGAEGAPGAQQAGDNAPWIADVYEKGISLGVLSKAYGLPGLRVGWLACRDSALMEGVARYKNYLSICGATPSEALALVALRHGEHLLAKNRGIISENLKTADAFFARHAHMFTYNRPQAGPIGFPRIRLSEPVADFCERLAHEAGVLLLPGSVYGIKEPYFRIGYGRKSFAAHLARFEEWLVKKGLA
- a CDS encoding sensor domain-containing diguanylate cyclase, with amino-acid sequence MYHHTLHILLFSSAPLLEASLRAAAPRPGFAHIITADHDPETDAQAQCAGADIVLLDAPRLEYLPAMRRAARSSALFIFAGEAQPGAEYLPLLDDVWLGPASSTLWDFHVARLLDAVRQHRDHDLATLHLNTVIDLTTDLVWFKDAKGAHVKVNEAFCRLVGKSREVVEGRGHYFIWDLEPEEYAQGEFVCLETDQIVMNSREVGVFDEVVKAPQGMRQFKTRKAPLFNVDGSVMGTVGIARDVTDIANMTAELDLVLQSIPYAVMLLDADRRIVNFNARFKKLFGITDTEYIIGEKREVFRKRAIERLGFIRNGKHVKMRSAVDGHERIIDMYEENILDIFNNVIGMICIYRDVTRQRQIEKRLKERANTDELTGLFNRHYFFRQIPVTLPLGAGLAYVDLDNFKYVNDRYGHYTGDKALVLTAQLLRKHLRGAVIARLGGDEFAAYFPEGCTEESLCTCASDLLTSMIEAYDAHEAYQGLSASIGVALVEDQGLSREDLVRRGDLAMYTAKRLGKRRYCFYTTSLE
- a CDS encoding efflux RND transporter permease subunit is translated as MSTERQDAENPPLQGRAAEQADNAVTPIRPEASTRPGRASRLKALLEQGRRHRFGPEALPANLSAPFIRRPVATALLTFAIALAGIVAFGLLPVAPLPQVDFPVVVVRAKLPGAGPETMAATVATPLERSLGRIAGVSEMTSTSSLSSTEVVLQFDLDRNIDGAARDVQSSINAARSNLPTMPSNPTYRKVNPAGAPIMILAISSDVLTRTQLYDAASTVLAQKISQLPGVGEVIVGGGALPAVRVDVIPDALNRAGLTMSDVRTALAAANAFMPKGQVDNGGQYWLIGASDQLRKAEDYKPLIVARRADKIIRLSDVAEIKDGPEDVRAMAVSDGKPAVLLIVFRAPGANIIETVDQVKEMLPQLRSWLPESADLGQRLDRSLTIRASLHEVEKSLALSMALVVLVTFLFLRNGRATAIPAVAAPVSLLATFGVMYLCGYSLDNLSLMALTVSTGFVVDDAIVVLENIVRRLEMGETPMRAALRGAREVGFTVVSISISLVAVFTPILFMGGLVGRLFREFSVVLTTAVLVSMVVSLTTTPMMSAMLLRPMAHEDAAAAQAARLGAGGLAGLWWRLLARVGNFWGRLLSGMQRGYANTLPVVLRHPRLTICSLLVVIAANVWMYVVVPKGFFPQQDTGVIMGGIRTDQSSSFQASQAKLRKLVDVIRADPAVQHVSGNINSGRGGGGGVFIALKPLSERKLDAMAVIGRLRGKLVSEPGMQIFLQPAQDIMMGGRGARSQYQYTLQADNLEDLRTWGRKLQRAVAANPLFKDVDSDIEERGLETLVKVDRDALARYGLSMKDVDAALGNAFGQSQASTIYQDKNQYHVVLEYGPDWLAGADALGKVRLPGANGLVPLLSVATVVPAFAPLSVAHQGQFAAVTISFNLASGVSLSQAQEALAAIKAELAMPSSVVSGFQGTAKMFSDTAGNQVVLVLAALAALYIVLGMLYESLIHPLTILSTLPSAGGGALLALMACGMEFSVIALIGVLLLCGIVKKNAIMMIDFALEASRTRNLPPDKAIFEACMLRFRPIMMTTAAAILGAVPLALGHGDGAEIRQPLGVTIVGGLLVSQLLTLYTTPVVYLCLDRLSRRFNLWRKTRRRSVAQQNKEFIVKP